GAGACCTGGACCAACTCCATTGCAATTGTAACAAGCCTCAAGAAAATTTTTAGTGGCCGCGAAGACTTCCGGGAAAATCTGGGCGGGCCGGTTAAAGTGGCACAGGTAACAAAACAGGCGGCAGATGCCGGCGCCTTTTCTTTCTGGCGCATTGTTGCTCTTTTGTCAATCACCCTCGCAATTATGAATATCTTGCCTATCCCTGCCTTAGACGGAGGGCACTTGATATTCCTTATCTACGAAGGCATTACCCGCAGAGAGCCTTCGCTCAAAGTCAGGATGTGGCTGCAGCAAATTGGTATGGTGCTGCTGCTGGTCTTCATGACCTTCCTGGTATTTAACGACATTCTCCGCCTGTGATTCTCACCCTTTCACATCACAAGCGAACAATTTCTTACTGAGCGTACTCGTGCAACAGGACACCATGACGGATGTAGTTGAGCAGCCTTTAACAGAAGATGCTGCAGCACAGGCAGCCTTGCAGCAACAAGGCGCTATCCCCAAACACATAGCTATCATTATGGATGGCAATGGCCGTTGGGCCAAGAAAAGGGGTAAGATGCGTGTTTTTGGTCATTATGAAGGCGTTGAGTCGGTTCGAGATATTACGGAAGCGTGTGCCCAGCTTGGCGTTGAATACCTGACCCTGTACACCTTCAGTACGGAGAATTGGAACCGGCCATCCAGCGAAGTGGAAGCGTTGATGACCTTGCTGATCCATACGGTGAAGCGTGAGCGCAATACGCTGCTCAAAAACAACATTCGGTTGCGGGCAATTGGAGATATCGACCAGTTGCCGGCAGCATGCCGCAAAGAATTTGCAGACTGTATCGCTGAAACCGAAGAAAATTCGCGGATGACGCTCAACCTGGCGTTATCTTACAGTGGCCGTTGGGACCTCGTGAAAGCAACAAAAGCCATCGCCCAGCGCGTAAAAAATGGCGAATTGTCTGAAGAGGACATCGACGAAACCGTTATCGGCAATCATTTATCGACAGCAGGATACCCTGATCCCGATTTGCTCATCCGCACAGGAGGCGAGTTGCGGGTGTCAAATTTCCTGCTTTGGGAGATTGCCTATTCAGAATTATTTATTACAGACGAATTCTGGCCCGAATTCAGAAGAAACAGCCTTTACGGTGCTATTCGGGAATACCAGCAGCGCGACCGTCGATTTGGTCGCATAAAGCCCTGATTCCACCCATACTATCAGGCAAAATCATCACCCATCAAGGCAGCTTAACTGTTGATAAATTCATTCACAGTTGATTGCTGACTACCAAAATACGCGTTAGTTTTGATACGCCTGTGCAAGTTGCAATAAATGCAGG
This genomic interval from Bacteroidota bacterium contains the following:
- a CDS encoding isoprenyl transferase; protein product: MTDVVEQPLTEDAAAQAALQQQGAIPKHIAIIMDGNGRWAKKRGKMRVFGHYEGVESVRDITEACAQLGVEYLTLYTFSTENWNRPSSEVEALMTLLIHTVKRERNTLLKNNIRLRAIGDIDQLPAACRKEFADCIAETEENSRMTLNLALSYSGRWDLVKATKAIAQRVKNGELSEEDIDETVIGNHLSTAGYPDPDLLIRTGGELRVSNFLLWEIAYSELFITDEFWPEFRRNSLYGAIREYQQRDRRFGRIKP